The following proteins come from a genomic window of Nymphalis io chromosome 6, ilAglIoxx1.1, whole genome shotgun sequence:
- the LOC126768916 gene encoding glutamate-gated chloride channel isoform X22, which translates to MGWSCVVARAVAFLLMLSRASALTSDIFAAGKSDKEILDNLLKNSRYDKRLLPPVDDPDFCCGLTSPNDTVDQNNIGLPSLRPRSHNRGVLTVNVSVLLLSLASPDESSLKYEVEFLLQQQWYDPRLRYSNQSHYDFLNAIHHHEDIWLPDTYFIMHGDFKDPIIPMHFALRIYRNGTINYLMRRHLILSCQGRLNIFPFDDPLCSFALESISYEQSAITYVWKNDEDTLRKSPSLTTLNAYLIQNQTIPCPIKASWRADGISLYEDDEELTCNLCQRRFEEQGNYSCLKVDLIFTRDRSFYFTTVFIPGIILVTSSFITFWLEWNAVPARVMIGVTTMLNFFTTSNGFRSTLPVVSNLTAMNVWDGVCMCFIYASLLEFVCVNYVGRKRPLHNVVYRPGENPVTQRLPAVLSRIGIILASPLEAMAFLNWGKSETPQPESSGAGDKKRESTGAADMVTCTACTGAPGSCTHTTNNGGVSEVRKKEPPHPIRVAKTIDVIARITFPTAYAVFLIFFFIHYKAFS; encoded by the exons ctTTGCAGCGGGCAAGTCGGACAAAGAGATTCTGGACAATCTACTAAAAAACTCCCGCTATGACAAAAGACTGCTTCCACCAGTAGacg ATCCAGATTTTTGTTGTGGTCTTACCTCGCCGAACGACACTGTTGACCAAAATAATATTGGGCTACCCTCGCTCCGGCCTCGATCGCACAATCGCG GTGTCCTCACCGTTAATGTGAGCGTGCTACTTCTTAGCTTAGCATCTCCAGATGAATCTAGTctt AAATACGAGGTAGAGTTTCTTCTACAACAGCAGTGGTATGATCCTCGACTTCGGTATTCTAATCAGTCGCATTACGACTTCCTAAATGCCATCCATCATCACGAGGACATCTGGTTACCTGACACATACTTCATAATGCATGGGGATTTTAAA GATCCGATAATACCTATGCATTTTGCGTTGCGAATATACCGGAATGGCACAATCAACTACTTAATGCGGCGTCACCTCATACTGTCCTGCCAGGGGCGGCTCAACATCTTCCCTTTTGATGACCCTTTGTGTTCATTTGCTTTAGAGAGTA tATCTTATGAGCAATCGGCTATTACCTATGTATGGAAGAATGACGAAGACACGCTTAGAAAGTCGCCATCACTGACGACGCTGAATGCGTACCTCATCCAGAACCAAACCATTCCTTGTCCCATCAAAGCTAGCTGGAGAG CTGATGGTATTTCCCTTTACGAGGACGATGAAGAGCTGACATGTAATCTTTGCCAGAGACGCTTTGAGGAGCAAG GTAATTACAGCTGCCTGAAAGTGGATCTCATCTTCACGCGAGATAGATCATTTTACTTCACTACCGTTTTCATTCCGGGGATCATTTTGGTGACTTCgtcttttattactttttggcTGGAATGGAATGCAGTGCCTGCTAGAGTTATGATAG gcGTAACAACAATGTTGAACTTCTTCACAACATCAAACGGCTTTCGGTCAACCCTACCTGTGGTTTCCAACTTAACAGCTATGAACGTTTGGGATGGGGTATGCATGTGTTTCATCTACGCATCGCTACTTGAGTTCGTGTGTGTGAACTATGTCGGTCGAAAACGACCTCTTCACAATGTCGTGTATAGACCTGGCGAAAATCCGGTGACACAG CGACTGCCCGCAGTTCTCAGCAGAATTGGCATTATACTGGCCAGCCCTTTG GAGGCGATGGCATTCCTCAATTGGGGTAAATCAGAAACGCCCCAACCGGAGTCTAGCGGTGCT GGTGATAAGAAGCGCGAGTCGACAGGAGCTGCCGACATGGTCACGTGTACGGCCTGCACGGGGGCTCCCGGGTCGTGCACACATACGACTAATAATGGCGGTGTATCAGAg GTCCGTAAAAAGGAGCCACCCCATCCGATTCGTGTGGCGAAGACGATCGACGTCATCGCCCGCATTACTTTCCCCACTGCCTACGCTGTGTTTCTTATCTTCTTCTTCATACACTACAAGGCCTTCTCTTAA
- the LOC126768916 gene encoding glutamate-gated chloride channel isoform X5, with product MGWSCVVARAVAFLLMLSRASALTSDIFAAGKSDKEILDNLLKNSRYDKRLLPPVDDPDFCCGLTSPNDTVDQNNIGLPSLRPRSHNRGVLTVNVSVLLLSLASPDESSLKYEVEFLLQQQWYDPRLRYSNQSHYDFLNAIHHHEDIWLPDTYFIMHGDFKDPIIPMHFALRIYRNGTINYLMRRHLILSCQGRLNIFPFDDPLCSFALESISYEQSAITYVWKNDEDTLRKSPSLTTLNAYLIQNQTIPCPIKASWRGNYSCLKVDLIFTRDRAFYFTTVFIPGIILVTSSFITFWLEWNAVPARSMIGNYSCLKVDLIFTRDRSFYFTTVFIPGIILVTSSFITFWLEWNAVPARVMIGVTTMLNFFTTSNGFRSTLPVVSNLTAMNVWDGVCMCFIYASLLEFVCVNYVGRKRPLHNVVYRPGENPVTQRLPAVLSRIGIILASPLEAMAFLNWGKSETPQPESSGAGDKKRESTGAADMVTCTACTGAPGSCTHTTNNGGVSEPCFVQVRKKEPPHPIRVAKTIDVIARITFPTAYAVFLIFFFIHYKAFS from the exons ctTTGCAGCGGGCAAGTCGGACAAAGAGATTCTGGACAATCTACTAAAAAACTCCCGCTATGACAAAAGACTGCTTCCACCAGTAGacg ATCCAGATTTTTGTTGTGGTCTTACCTCGCCGAACGACACTGTTGACCAAAATAATATTGGGCTACCCTCGCTCCGGCCTCGATCGCACAATCGCG GTGTCCTCACCGTTAATGTGAGCGTGCTACTTCTTAGCTTAGCATCTCCAGATGAATCTAGTctt AAATACGAGGTAGAGTTTCTTCTACAACAGCAGTGGTATGATCCTCGACTTCGGTATTCTAATCAGTCGCATTACGACTTCCTAAATGCCATCCATCATCACGAGGACATCTGGTTACCTGACACATACTTCATAATGCATGGGGATTTTAAA GATCCGATAATACCTATGCATTTTGCGTTGCGAATATACCGGAATGGCACAATCAACTACTTAATGCGGCGTCACCTCATACTGTCCTGCCAGGGGCGGCTCAACATCTTCCCTTTTGATGACCCTTTGTGTTCATTTGCTTTAGAGAGTA tATCTTATGAGCAATCGGCTATTACCTATGTATGGAAGAATGACGAAGACACGCTTAGAAAGTCGCCATCACTGACGACGCTGAATGCGTACCTCATCCAGAACCAAACCATTCCTTGTCCCATCAAAGCTAGCTGGAGAG GTAACTACAGCTGTCTAAAGGTGGACCTTATTTTTACGAGAGACCGAGCATTCTACTTTACCACAGTATTTATCCCTGGAATTATTCTGGTGACCTCTTCCTTCATCACATTTTGGCTGGAATGGAACGCGGTTCCAGCCCGTTCCATGATAG GTAATTACAGCTGCCTGAAAGTGGATCTCATCTTCACGCGAGATAGATCATTTTACTTCACTACCGTTTTCATTCCGGGGATCATTTTGGTGACTTCgtcttttattactttttggcTGGAATGGAATGCAGTGCCTGCTAGAGTTATGATAG gcGTAACAACAATGTTGAACTTCTTCACAACATCAAACGGCTTTCGGTCAACCCTACCTGTGGTTTCCAACTTAACAGCTATGAACGTTTGGGATGGGGTATGCATGTGTTTCATCTACGCATCGCTACTTGAGTTCGTGTGTGTGAACTATGTCGGTCGAAAACGACCTCTTCACAATGTCGTGTATAGACCTGGCGAAAATCCGGTGACACAG CGACTGCCCGCAGTTCTCAGCAGAATTGGCATTATACTGGCCAGCCCTTTG GAGGCGATGGCATTCCTCAATTGGGGTAAATCAGAAACGCCCCAACCGGAGTCTAGCGGTGCT GGTGATAAGAAGCGCGAGTCGACAGGAGCTGCCGACATGGTCACGTGTACGGCCTGCACGGGGGCTCCCGGGTCGTGCACACATACGACTAATAATGGCGGTGTATCAGAg CCATGTTTCGTCCAGGTCCGTAAAAAGGAGCCACCCCATCCGATTCGTGTGGCGAAGACGATCGACGTCATCGCCCGCATTACTTTCCCCACTGCCTACGCTGTGTTTCTTATCTTCTTCTTCATACACTACAAGGCCTTCTCTTAA
- the LOC126768916 gene encoding glycine receptor subunit alpha-4 isoform X6: MGWSCVVARAVAFLLMLSRASALTSDIFAAGKSDKEILDNLLKNSRYDKRLLPPVDGVLTVNVSVLLLSLASPDESSLKYEVEFLLQQQWYDPRLRYSNQSHYDFLNAIHHHEDIWLPDTYFIMHGDFKDPIIPMHFALRIYRNGTINYLMRRHLILSCQGRLNIFPFDDPLCSFALESISYEQSAITYVWKNDEDTLRKSPSLTTLNAYLIQNQTIPCPIKASWRADGISLYEDDEELTCNLCQRRFEEQGNYSCLKVDLIFTRDRAFYFTTVFIPGIILVTSSFITFWLEWNAVPARSMIGNYSCLKVDLIFTRDRSFYFTTVFIPGIILVTSSFITFWLEWNAVPARVMIGVTTMLNFFTTSNGFRSTLPVVSNLTAMNVWDGVCMCFIYASLLEFVCVNYVGRKRPLHNVVYRPGENPVTQRLPAVLSRIGIILASPLEAMAFLNWGKSETPQPESSGAGDKKRESTGAADMVTCTACTGAPGSCTHTTNNGGVSEPCFVQVRKKEPPHPIRVAKTIDVIARITFPTAYAVFLIFFFIHYKAFS; this comes from the exons ctTTGCAGCGGGCAAGTCGGACAAAGAGATTCTGGACAATCTACTAAAAAACTCCCGCTATGACAAAAGACTGCTTCCACCAGTAGacg GTGTCCTCACCGTTAATGTGAGCGTGCTACTTCTTAGCTTAGCATCTCCAGATGAATCTAGTctt AAATACGAGGTAGAGTTTCTTCTACAACAGCAGTGGTATGATCCTCGACTTCGGTATTCTAATCAGTCGCATTACGACTTCCTAAATGCCATCCATCATCACGAGGACATCTGGTTACCTGACACATACTTCATAATGCATGGGGATTTTAAA GATCCGATAATACCTATGCATTTTGCGTTGCGAATATACCGGAATGGCACAATCAACTACTTAATGCGGCGTCACCTCATACTGTCCTGCCAGGGGCGGCTCAACATCTTCCCTTTTGATGACCCTTTGTGTTCATTTGCTTTAGAGAGTA tATCTTATGAGCAATCGGCTATTACCTATGTATGGAAGAATGACGAAGACACGCTTAGAAAGTCGCCATCACTGACGACGCTGAATGCGTACCTCATCCAGAACCAAACCATTCCTTGTCCCATCAAAGCTAGCTGGAGAG CTGATGGTATTTCCCTTTACGAGGACGATGAAGAGCTGACATGTAATCTTTGCCAGAGACGCTTTGAGGAGCAAG GTAACTACAGCTGTCTAAAGGTGGACCTTATTTTTACGAGAGACCGAGCATTCTACTTTACCACAGTATTTATCCCTGGAATTATTCTGGTGACCTCTTCCTTCATCACATTTTGGCTGGAATGGAACGCGGTTCCAGCCCGTTCCATGATAG GTAATTACAGCTGCCTGAAAGTGGATCTCATCTTCACGCGAGATAGATCATTTTACTTCACTACCGTTTTCATTCCGGGGATCATTTTGGTGACTTCgtcttttattactttttggcTGGAATGGAATGCAGTGCCTGCTAGAGTTATGATAG gcGTAACAACAATGTTGAACTTCTTCACAACATCAAACGGCTTTCGGTCAACCCTACCTGTGGTTTCCAACTTAACAGCTATGAACGTTTGGGATGGGGTATGCATGTGTTTCATCTACGCATCGCTACTTGAGTTCGTGTGTGTGAACTATGTCGGTCGAAAACGACCTCTTCACAATGTCGTGTATAGACCTGGCGAAAATCCGGTGACACAG CGACTGCCCGCAGTTCTCAGCAGAATTGGCATTATACTGGCCAGCCCTTTG GAGGCGATGGCATTCCTCAATTGGGGTAAATCAGAAACGCCCCAACCGGAGTCTAGCGGTGCT GGTGATAAGAAGCGCGAGTCGACAGGAGCTGCCGACATGGTCACGTGTACGGCCTGCACGGGGGCTCCCGGGTCGTGCACACATACGACTAATAATGGCGGTGTATCAGAg CCATGTTTCGTCCAGGTCCGTAAAAAGGAGCCACCCCATCCGATTCGTGTGGCGAAGACGATCGACGTCATCGCCCGCATTACTTTCCCCACTGCCTACGCTGTGTTTCTTATCTTCTTCTTCATACACTACAAGGCCTTCTCTTAA
- the LOC126768916 gene encoding glycine receptor subunit alpha-4 isoform X2 gives MGWSCVVARAVAFLLMLSRASALTSDIFAAGKSDKEILDNLLKNSRYDKRLLPPVDDPDFCCGLTSPNDTVDQNNIGLPSLRPRSHNRGVLTVNVSVLLLSLASPDESSLKYEVEFLLQQQWYDPRLRYSNQSHYDFLNAIHHHEDIWLPDTYFIMHGDFKDPIIPMHFALRIYRNGTINYLMRRHLILSCQGRLNIFPFDDPLCSFALESISYEQSAITYVWKNDEDTLRKSPSLTTLNAYLIQNQTIPCPIKASWRADGISLYEDDEELTCNLCQRRFEEQGNYSCLKVDLIFTRDRAFYFTTVFIPGIILVTSSFITFWLEWNAVPARSMIGNYSCLKVDLIFTRDRSFYFTTVFIPGIILVTSSFITFWLEWNAVPARVMIGVTTMLNFFTTSNGFRSTLPVVSNLTAMNVWDGVCMCFIYASLLEFVCVNYVGRKRPLHNVVYRPGENPVTQRLPAVLSRIGIILASPLEAMAFLNWGKSETPQPESSGAGDKKRESTGAADMVTCTACTGAPGSCTHTTNNGGVSEVRKKEPPHPIRVAKTIDVIARITFPTAYAVFLIFFFIHYKAFS, from the exons ctTTGCAGCGGGCAAGTCGGACAAAGAGATTCTGGACAATCTACTAAAAAACTCCCGCTATGACAAAAGACTGCTTCCACCAGTAGacg ATCCAGATTTTTGTTGTGGTCTTACCTCGCCGAACGACACTGTTGACCAAAATAATATTGGGCTACCCTCGCTCCGGCCTCGATCGCACAATCGCG GTGTCCTCACCGTTAATGTGAGCGTGCTACTTCTTAGCTTAGCATCTCCAGATGAATCTAGTctt AAATACGAGGTAGAGTTTCTTCTACAACAGCAGTGGTATGATCCTCGACTTCGGTATTCTAATCAGTCGCATTACGACTTCCTAAATGCCATCCATCATCACGAGGACATCTGGTTACCTGACACATACTTCATAATGCATGGGGATTTTAAA GATCCGATAATACCTATGCATTTTGCGTTGCGAATATACCGGAATGGCACAATCAACTACTTAATGCGGCGTCACCTCATACTGTCCTGCCAGGGGCGGCTCAACATCTTCCCTTTTGATGACCCTTTGTGTTCATTTGCTTTAGAGAGTA tATCTTATGAGCAATCGGCTATTACCTATGTATGGAAGAATGACGAAGACACGCTTAGAAAGTCGCCATCACTGACGACGCTGAATGCGTACCTCATCCAGAACCAAACCATTCCTTGTCCCATCAAAGCTAGCTGGAGAG CTGATGGTATTTCCCTTTACGAGGACGATGAAGAGCTGACATGTAATCTTTGCCAGAGACGCTTTGAGGAGCAAG GTAACTACAGCTGTCTAAAGGTGGACCTTATTTTTACGAGAGACCGAGCATTCTACTTTACCACAGTATTTATCCCTGGAATTATTCTGGTGACCTCTTCCTTCATCACATTTTGGCTGGAATGGAACGCGGTTCCAGCCCGTTCCATGATAG GTAATTACAGCTGCCTGAAAGTGGATCTCATCTTCACGCGAGATAGATCATTTTACTTCACTACCGTTTTCATTCCGGGGATCATTTTGGTGACTTCgtcttttattactttttggcTGGAATGGAATGCAGTGCCTGCTAGAGTTATGATAG gcGTAACAACAATGTTGAACTTCTTCACAACATCAAACGGCTTTCGGTCAACCCTACCTGTGGTTTCCAACTTAACAGCTATGAACGTTTGGGATGGGGTATGCATGTGTTTCATCTACGCATCGCTACTTGAGTTCGTGTGTGTGAACTATGTCGGTCGAAAACGACCTCTTCACAATGTCGTGTATAGACCTGGCGAAAATCCGGTGACACAG CGACTGCCCGCAGTTCTCAGCAGAATTGGCATTATACTGGCCAGCCCTTTG GAGGCGATGGCATTCCTCAATTGGGGTAAATCAGAAACGCCCCAACCGGAGTCTAGCGGTGCT GGTGATAAGAAGCGCGAGTCGACAGGAGCTGCCGACATGGTCACGTGTACGGCCTGCACGGGGGCTCCCGGGTCGTGCACACATACGACTAATAATGGCGGTGTATCAGAg GTCCGTAAAAAGGAGCCACCCCATCCGATTCGTGTGGCGAAGACGATCGACGTCATCGCCCGCATTACTTTCCCCACTGCCTACGCTGTGTTTCTTATCTTCTTCTTCATACACTACAAGGCCTTCTCTTAA
- the LOC126768916 gene encoding glutamate-gated chloride channel isoform X20, which yields MGWSCVVARAVAFLLMLSRASALTSDIFAAGKSDKEILDNLLKNSRYDKRLLPPVDGVLTVNVSVLLLSLASPDESSLKYEVEFLLQQQWYDPRLRYSNQSHYDFLNAIHHHEDIWLPDTYFIMHGDFKDPIIPMHFALRIYRNGTINYLMRRHLILSCQGRLNIFPFDDPLCSFALESISYEQSAITYVWKNDEDTLRKSPSLTTLNAYLIQNQTIPCPIKASWRADGISLYEDDEELTCNLCQRRFEEQGNYSCLKVDLIFTRDRAFYFTTVFIPGIILVTSSFITFWLEWNAVPARSMIGVTTMLNFFTTSNGFRSTLPVVSNLTAMNVWDGVCMCFIYASLLEFVCVNYVGRKRPLHNVVYRPGENPVTQRLPAVLSRIGIILASPLEAMAFLNWGKSETPQPESSGAGDKKRESTGAADMVTCTACTGAPGSCTHTTNNGGVSEVRKKEPPHPIRVAKTIDVIARITFPTAYAVFLIFFFIHYKAFS from the exons ctTTGCAGCGGGCAAGTCGGACAAAGAGATTCTGGACAATCTACTAAAAAACTCCCGCTATGACAAAAGACTGCTTCCACCAGTAGacg GTGTCCTCACCGTTAATGTGAGCGTGCTACTTCTTAGCTTAGCATCTCCAGATGAATCTAGTctt AAATACGAGGTAGAGTTTCTTCTACAACAGCAGTGGTATGATCCTCGACTTCGGTATTCTAATCAGTCGCATTACGACTTCCTAAATGCCATCCATCATCACGAGGACATCTGGTTACCTGACACATACTTCATAATGCATGGGGATTTTAAA GATCCGATAATACCTATGCATTTTGCGTTGCGAATATACCGGAATGGCACAATCAACTACTTAATGCGGCGTCACCTCATACTGTCCTGCCAGGGGCGGCTCAACATCTTCCCTTTTGATGACCCTTTGTGTTCATTTGCTTTAGAGAGTA tATCTTATGAGCAATCGGCTATTACCTATGTATGGAAGAATGACGAAGACACGCTTAGAAAGTCGCCATCACTGACGACGCTGAATGCGTACCTCATCCAGAACCAAACCATTCCTTGTCCCATCAAAGCTAGCTGGAGAG CTGATGGTATTTCCCTTTACGAGGACGATGAAGAGCTGACATGTAATCTTTGCCAGAGACGCTTTGAGGAGCAAG GTAACTACAGCTGTCTAAAGGTGGACCTTATTTTTACGAGAGACCGAGCATTCTACTTTACCACAGTATTTATCCCTGGAATTATTCTGGTGACCTCTTCCTTCATCACATTTTGGCTGGAATGGAACGCGGTTCCAGCCCGTTCCATGATAG gcGTAACAACAATGTTGAACTTCTTCACAACATCAAACGGCTTTCGGTCAACCCTACCTGTGGTTTCCAACTTAACAGCTATGAACGTTTGGGATGGGGTATGCATGTGTTTCATCTACGCATCGCTACTTGAGTTCGTGTGTGTGAACTATGTCGGTCGAAAACGACCTCTTCACAATGTCGTGTATAGACCTGGCGAAAATCCGGTGACACAG CGACTGCCCGCAGTTCTCAGCAGAATTGGCATTATACTGGCCAGCCCTTTG GAGGCGATGGCATTCCTCAATTGGGGTAAATCAGAAACGCCCCAACCGGAGTCTAGCGGTGCT GGTGATAAGAAGCGCGAGTCGACAGGAGCTGCCGACATGGTCACGTGTACGGCCTGCACGGGGGCTCCCGGGTCGTGCACACATACGACTAATAATGGCGGTGTATCAGAg GTCCGTAAAAAGGAGCCACCCCATCCGATTCGTGTGGCGAAGACGATCGACGTCATCGCCCGCATTACTTTCCCCACTGCCTACGCTGTGTTTCTTATCTTCTTCTTCATACACTACAAGGCCTTCTCTTAA
- the LOC126768916 gene encoding glutamate-gated chloride channel isoform X10: MGWSCVVARAVAFLLMLSRASALTSDIFAAGKSDKEILDNLLKNSRYDKRLLPPVDDPDFCCGLTSPNDTVDQNNIGLPSLRPRSHNRGVLTVNVSVLLLSLASPDESSLKYEVEFLLQQQWYDPRLRYSNQSHYDFLNAIHHHEDIWLPDTYFIMHGDFKDPIIPMHFALRIYRNGTINYLMRRHLILSCQGRLNIFPFDDPLCSFALESISYEQSAITYVWKNDEDTLRKSPSLTTLNAYLIQNQTIPCPIKASWRGNYSCLKVDLIFTRDRSFYFTTVFIPGIILVTSSFITFWLEWNAVPARVMIGVTTMLNFFTTSNGFRSTLPVVSNLTAMNVWDGVCMCFIYASLLEFVCVNYVGRKRPLHNVVYRPGENPVTQRLPAVLSRIGIILASPLEAMAFLNWGKSETPQPESSGAGDKKRESTGAADMVTCTACTGAPGSCTHTTNNGGVSEPCFVQVRKKEPPHPIRVAKTIDVIARITFPTAYAVFLIFFFIHYKAFS, translated from the exons ctTTGCAGCGGGCAAGTCGGACAAAGAGATTCTGGACAATCTACTAAAAAACTCCCGCTATGACAAAAGACTGCTTCCACCAGTAGacg ATCCAGATTTTTGTTGTGGTCTTACCTCGCCGAACGACACTGTTGACCAAAATAATATTGGGCTACCCTCGCTCCGGCCTCGATCGCACAATCGCG GTGTCCTCACCGTTAATGTGAGCGTGCTACTTCTTAGCTTAGCATCTCCAGATGAATCTAGTctt AAATACGAGGTAGAGTTTCTTCTACAACAGCAGTGGTATGATCCTCGACTTCGGTATTCTAATCAGTCGCATTACGACTTCCTAAATGCCATCCATCATCACGAGGACATCTGGTTACCTGACACATACTTCATAATGCATGGGGATTTTAAA GATCCGATAATACCTATGCATTTTGCGTTGCGAATATACCGGAATGGCACAATCAACTACTTAATGCGGCGTCACCTCATACTGTCCTGCCAGGGGCGGCTCAACATCTTCCCTTTTGATGACCCTTTGTGTTCATTTGCTTTAGAGAGTA tATCTTATGAGCAATCGGCTATTACCTATGTATGGAAGAATGACGAAGACACGCTTAGAAAGTCGCCATCACTGACGACGCTGAATGCGTACCTCATCCAGAACCAAACCATTCCTTGTCCCATCAAAGCTAGCTGGAGAG GTAATTACAGCTGCCTGAAAGTGGATCTCATCTTCACGCGAGATAGATCATTTTACTTCACTACCGTTTTCATTCCGGGGATCATTTTGGTGACTTCgtcttttattactttttggcTGGAATGGAATGCAGTGCCTGCTAGAGTTATGATAG gcGTAACAACAATGTTGAACTTCTTCACAACATCAAACGGCTTTCGGTCAACCCTACCTGTGGTTTCCAACTTAACAGCTATGAACGTTTGGGATGGGGTATGCATGTGTTTCATCTACGCATCGCTACTTGAGTTCGTGTGTGTGAACTATGTCGGTCGAAAACGACCTCTTCACAATGTCGTGTATAGACCTGGCGAAAATCCGGTGACACAG CGACTGCCCGCAGTTCTCAGCAGAATTGGCATTATACTGGCCAGCCCTTTG GAGGCGATGGCATTCCTCAATTGGGGTAAATCAGAAACGCCCCAACCGGAGTCTAGCGGTGCT GGTGATAAGAAGCGCGAGTCGACAGGAGCTGCCGACATGGTCACGTGTACGGCCTGCACGGGGGCTCCCGGGTCGTGCACACATACGACTAATAATGGCGGTGTATCAGAg CCATGTTTCGTCCAGGTCCGTAAAAAGGAGCCACCCCATCCGATTCGTGTGGCGAAGACGATCGACGTCATCGCCCGCATTACTTTCCCCACTGCCTACGCTGTGTTTCTTATCTTCTTCTTCATACACTACAAGGCCTTCTCTTAA